The Aerosakkonema funiforme FACHB-1375 genome has a window encoding:
- a CDS encoding aspartate aminotransferase family protein, with protein MIQEAVNLQQSYLSKFIDRYNNSTRTSKEFTQKYRPILADTRVSDGFNFFVKEMLYPIVAKQSLGSKIWDIDGNEYIDLIMGFGINLFGHNPPFIKEALQEQLELGIHIGPQIELVGEVAELICELTQMERVTFSNTGTEAVMTAVRVARAVTGRHKIVLFSGSYHGHFDGTLAKAQATPIAPGVLPNFVADILVLDYGNPQSLEMIESHKNELAAVLVEPVQTRRPNFQPKEFLLQLRQLTKESDIPLIFDEMVTGFRIHPGGAQAYFGIQADIATYGKIVGGGMPIGIIAGKAAYMDAIDGGMWNYGDNSSPQTKKTFFAGTHCKHPLSIAAARAVLKHLKMQGSGLQEKLNQRTSQFVLTLNNYFEQEGLPIRLANFGSLFGPAVSGNDDSENSTFSAIMDLLFYHLIHKGILLRGVGNFLSTSHTDEDCDRIIQAVKDSVAELQDGGFLPKLSIKAS; from the coding sequence ATGATTCAAGAAGCAGTTAATTTGCAGCAAAGTTATCTGAGTAAATTTATCGATCGCTATAACAATAGCACCCGAACATCCAAAGAATTCACCCAAAAATATCGCCCGATTCTAGCCGATACCAGAGTTTCGGATGGATTCAACTTTTTTGTCAAAGAAATGTTGTATCCAATTGTGGCAAAACAATCTTTAGGTTCCAAAATATGGGATATCGATGGTAACGAATATATCGACCTAATCATGGGATTCGGTATCAATCTCTTCGGTCACAATCCACCTTTTATCAAAGAAGCATTGCAAGAGCAACTCGAACTAGGCATACACATAGGGCCACAAATAGAACTTGTAGGTGAAGTAGCGGAATTAATTTGCGAATTGACACAAATGGAACGAGTTACCTTTAGCAATACAGGCACAGAAGCAGTAATGACAGCAGTGCGTGTAGCCAGAGCGGTAACAGGTCGTCATAAGATTGTTTTATTTTCTGGTTCTTATCACGGTCATTTTGATGGAACGCTAGCCAAAGCGCAAGCAACGCCGATCGCTCCCGGAGTCCTGCCAAATTTCGTTGCAGATATTTTGGTTTTAGATTACGGAAATCCTCAATCACTTGAAATGATCGAATCCCATAAAAATGAATTAGCGGCTGTTCTAGTTGAACCCGTACAAACTCGGCGACCTAACTTTCAACCCAAAGAATTTCTGTTGCAATTAAGGCAATTGACAAAAGAATCCGATATCCCGTTAATCTTTGATGAAATGGTGACAGGTTTCCGAATTCATCCCGGAGGAGCGCAAGCTTACTTTGGCATTCAAGCAGACATTGCTACTTATGGAAAAATTGTCGGTGGCGGTATGCCGATCGGAATTATCGCCGGCAAAGCTGCTTACATGGATGCCATTGATGGCGGTATGTGGAACTATGGCGATAACTCTTCTCCTCAGACGAAAAAGACATTTTTTGCAGGCACGCACTGCAAGCATCCACTGTCAATAGCTGCTGCACGCGCCGTACTAAAACATCTAAAAATGCAGGGTTCTGGACTTCAGGAAAAGTTGAATCAACGCACATCTCAATTTGTTTTAACGCTGAATAATTACTTTGAACAAGAAGGATTACCCATCCGGTTAGCGAATTTTGGTTCTCTGTTTGGCCCTGCTGTTTCAGGGAATGATGATTCGGAAAATTCGACTTTTTCGGCAATTATGGATTTGTTATTTTACCATCTAATCCACAAGGGAATTCTCTTGCGAGGTGTAGGTAATTTTCTGTCTACATCTCATACAGATGAAGATTGCGATCGCATCATTCAAGCTGTTAAAGATAGCGTCGCAGAACTGCAAGATGGAGGCTTTCTACCAAAACTTTCTATCAAAGCTTCCTAA
- a CDS encoding class I SAM-dependent DNA methyltransferase produces MSLATVYNAYNPFARIYNEYWAADIAKKTIPPLEKLLIPHLPERARIIDLCCGSGQVTQQLLKRGYQLTGIDGSEEMLDYARKNAPSGEFLLDDARFFKQPPTFHAVISTTGSLNYVMNLEELTSVFRNVYAALLENGLFVFNVYLEEEYQSDWNGSMSGDIKDDYAWAVRQIYYPENKIGELKITIFQLVEGNWQRTDTTILEKCYSSAEIQYALSNVGFTEVSVYDAERELGVERSTGNTYFVCRKSLSKYS; encoded by the coding sequence ATGTCTTTAGCAACTGTTTATAACGCTTATAACCCCTTTGCCAGAATATATAACGAATATTGGGCAGCGGATATTGCCAAGAAAACGATACCACCTTTGGAGAAATTGCTGATACCGCACCTCCCCGAAAGAGCGCGGATTATTGACCTCTGTTGTGGTTCTGGACAAGTGACACAACAGCTACTAAAAAGAGGCTACCAATTAACTGGAATTGATGGCTCTGAAGAAATGTTAGATTATGCTCGTAAAAATGCACCTAGCGGTGAATTTTTACTGGATGACGCACGTTTTTTTAAACAGCCTCCAACTTTTCATGCAGTTATTTCGACAACTGGCTCCCTCAACTATGTGATGAACCTTGAGGAATTGACAAGCGTCTTCCGAAATGTTTATGCAGCACTGCTGGAAAATGGCTTGTTTGTCTTCAACGTATATTTGGAAGAAGAATATCAGTCAGATTGGAATGGTAGTATGTCTGGCGATATTAAAGATGATTATGCTTGGGCAGTTCGACAGATCTATTATCCAGAAAACAAAATTGGCGAACTTAAAATCACCATATTCCAACTCGTAGAAGGAAACTGGCAGCGCACAGATACAACGATTCTAGAAAAATGTTATTCCAGCGCAGAAATTCAATATGCGCTGTCAAATGTGGGCTTTACGGAAGTCAGCGTTTATGATGCAGAACGCGAACTGGGAGTAGAGCGATCGACTGGTAATACTTACTTTGTTTGTCGTAAGTCCTTAAGTAAGTATTCGTAA
- the fghA gene encoding S-formylglutathione hydrolase: MSQQLPTDITSVSHNRSFDGWQNVYRHYSQVLNCQMNFGVYLPPQAESQSCPVLYWLSGLTCTEQNFITKAGAQQYAAKYGLIVVAPDTSPRGCNLPGEEESWDLGTGAGFYVNATQMPWAKHYRMYDYVVSELPQVIAANFPVLSDRRGIFGHSMGGYGALAIALKNPGMFKSISAFAPIVAPSQVPWGQKAFRNYLGDNESDWIGYDPTYLVKLTSERLPILIDQGDADQFLDEQLRPDIFAKACAEVNHPLTLRKQLGYDHSYYFIASFIGDHFAHHAAALGK; this comes from the coding sequence ATGTCTCAACAACTTCCTACTGACATCACTTCAGTCAGCCATAACCGGAGTTTTGACGGTTGGCAAAATGTCTATCGCCATTACTCCCAAGTACTCAACTGCCAAATGAATTTTGGCGTGTATTTACCACCGCAAGCTGAGTCTCAATCTTGCCCAGTTCTCTATTGGTTGAGCGGATTAACTTGCACAGAACAAAATTTCATCACCAAAGCGGGAGCGCAACAATATGCGGCGAAATATGGCTTAATTGTAGTTGCTCCCGATACCAGTCCTCGCGGTTGCAATTTGCCAGGAGAAGAGGAAAGTTGGGATTTGGGAACGGGTGCGGGATTTTATGTGAATGCTACGCAAATGCCTTGGGCAAAACATTATCGAATGTACGATTATGTGGTATCGGAATTACCGCAAGTGATTGCGGCTAACTTTCCCGTTTTGTCCGATCGTCGTGGCATTTTCGGACATTCAATGGGGGGATACGGTGCTTTAGCGATCGCGCTCAAAAATCCGGGTATGTTCAAAAGTATCTCAGCTTTTGCTCCGATTGTCGCTCCCTCTCAAGTTCCGTGGGGACAAAAAGCTTTTCGGAATTATTTGGGCGACAATGAATCTGATTGGATCGGTTACGATCCAACCTATCTGGTGAAGCTGACTTCAGAACGATTGCCGATTTTGATCGATCAGGGAGACGCAGACCAATTTTTGGACGAACAATTGCGCCCGGATATTTTTGCTAAAGCTTGTGCGGAAGTCAATCATCCCCTGACTCTACGCAAACAACTCGGTTACGATCACAGTTACTATTTCATTGCGTCATTTATTGGCGATCATTTTGCACACCATGCTGCTGCTTTGGGTAAATAG
- a CDS encoding S-(hydroxymethyl)glutathione dehydrogenase/class III alcohol dehydrogenase produces the protein MKTRAAIAWEAGKPLEIEEIDLEGPKAGEVLVRIVATGVCHTDAYTLSGKDPEGIFPAILGHEGGGIVEEVGAGVTSVKPGDRVIPLYIPECQQCKFCLSGKTNLCQAIRITQGKGLMPDGTSRFSKNGQPIYHYMGTSTFSEYTVLPEMAIAKINKDAPLEKVCLLGCGITTGIGAVLNTAKVQPGSTVVVFGLGGIGLSVVQGAVMAQAGRIIGVDINPSKFELAMQLGATECINPKDDDRPIQQVIIDLTDGGADYTFECVGNVNLMRAALEACHKGWGESTIIGVAGAGEEISTRPFQLVTGRVWRGSAFGGVKGRSQLPGYVEQYLSGEIKIDPFITQTMPLEEINTAFDLMHAGKSIRSVILYRAS, from the coding sequence ATGAAAACACGGGCTGCGATCGCTTGGGAAGCTGGGAAACCTCTAGAAATTGAAGAGATTGACCTGGAAGGGCCAAAAGCTGGGGAAGTTCTGGTTCGGATTGTGGCGACTGGTGTTTGCCATACGGATGCGTACACCCTTTCTGGCAAAGATCCGGAGGGCATTTTTCCGGCGATTTTAGGGCATGAAGGCGGGGGTATTGTGGAAGAAGTTGGTGCTGGTGTGACTAGCGTTAAACCGGGCGATCGAGTAATTCCGCTGTACATCCCGGAATGTCAACAATGCAAGTTTTGTTTGTCGGGAAAAACGAATCTTTGCCAAGCAATTCGCATCACTCAAGGTAAAGGATTGATGCCCGATGGTACGAGTCGATTCAGCAAAAACGGACAGCCGATTTATCATTACATGGGTACTAGCACGTTTAGCGAGTACACTGTATTGCCAGAAATGGCGATCGCTAAGATTAATAAAGACGCACCGTTAGAAAAAGTTTGTTTGTTAGGATGCGGTATTACTACAGGGATTGGTGCTGTATTAAACACAGCGAAAGTGCAACCGGGATCGACAGTTGTTGTATTCGGTTTGGGTGGAATTGGTTTAAGCGTAGTGCAAGGTGCTGTAATGGCGCAAGCAGGACGCATTATTGGAGTTGATATCAATCCCAGTAAGTTTGAACTGGCGATGCAGTTGGGTGCAACCGAATGTATCAATCCTAAAGATGACGATCGACCGATTCAGCAAGTAATTATTGACCTCACAGATGGCGGTGCCGATTATACTTTTGAGTGCGTTGGCAATGTCAATTTAATGCGAGCTGCTTTGGAAGCGTGTCACAAGGGATGGGGAGAATCAACTATTATCGGCGTGGCTGGTGCTGGCGAAGAAATTAGCACTCGTCCGTTCCAACTGGTTACGGGTCGCGTGTGGCGGGGTAGTGCGTTTGGCGGTGTGAAAGGACGATCGCAACTTCCCGGATATGTAGAACAGTATTTGTCCGGCGAAATTAAGATCGATCCGTTCATCACTCAGACGATGCCTTTAGAAGAAATCAATACAGCATTCGACTTGATGCACGCTGGCAAAAGCATTCGTTCTGTCATTTTGTATAGAGCAAGCTAG